The Bernardetia sp. ABR2-2B DNA window GTGGCTGGCTTTTGGTTTTGATATAGAAAAAAATACATTCTATCGTCAGTCAAGAATCCCAGAAGTAACCGAACTTGCGTGGCATTTATCGTGTTTTACGCCTTTTCCTATGCTTGCCAATGCACATTCTTTCAAAGACAAATCTGATGTTTTGTCTGATGTAAATGCAGGTCTTTTTACGTATCCAGTTTTAATGGCTGCTGATATTTTGCTTTATGATGCCGAATTTGTTCCTGTTGGAAAAGACCAAATCCAGCATTTAGAGATTACTAGAGATATTGCTTCAGCTTTTAATAATAAATATGGAGAAATATTCGTAATGCCAGAAGTTAAGGTAGATGAGCAAATAATGACAATTCCAGGGACAGACGGACGTAAAATGAGTAAATCGTATGGAAATACTATTGATATTTTCTTACCTGAAAAGCAACTCAAAAAACAAGTTATGTCTATCGTAACAGACAGCACACCGTTAGAAGAACCAAAAGATACAGCAACTTGTAATGTCTTTGGATTGTATAAATTATTAGCTTCTGAAAGTGATTTGGACACAATGAAGCAAAATTATGCAGGTGGAAATTATGGCTACGGACATGCAAAAAAAGCTCTTTTGGAACTTATTTTGGATAAATATAAAACTGAAAGAGAAACTTTTGATAAACTAATGGCAGATGAAAAAGAACTTGACAATAAACTCAAAATAGGAGAAGAAAAAGCACGAAAAGTGGCTTTTGAGGTTTTACAGAAAGTTAGGAAGCAGTTGGGATTTGCGTAAATTAAATGATTTTGATTTTTTAATGAAAAAAAGTGTAATTTATAAATATAAATACACGCTACAAGCCGAATGCATATTGCTGGGCTACTTTTTCTTGTGAGCGACAGCTAGGGAGTGATGGCTGGGGTTTATCAAAAAAAATATGAGTGATAAAAAAAAATACATATTGGTTGGATTAATTTTTTTTCTAACCATTTCTGCCACAAAAAAGTCTGAAAGTAATACCTTTAGTAATTATTTGTTAGATGGTTACTTAATACAATTAACCACAAAAAATGAAAAACAGGCGTTATCTAAAATAGGACTTTATCCCTTTCGTTGTTTCTTTTTAAGAAAAAAACAGTTTGAATATATAGTTCAAGAAAAGCAATTTGACTTGTTAGATAAATATATATACAAACAAAAGATAGAATTATCAACATATCAAAGTTATACAGATTATGAATGTACTTGTAATGATGATAGCACTAAACTATATTTTGAAGACTATATTCCAATAACAAATCATAAAAATATAAACAAATTTAATGAAGTTACACAAAAACTAGATGATCCATATAAGGATACACCTATATATAGAGTAACAAGAATAAAATCCTATATGTATTCTTGTAATGAACTTAGTTATAGGTATATAAATTATGGGCAAGACTCTGTATATTTTTTATCTGATATATTATATCAATCTAAAATGAGTAATCAAGATAGTATATTGATGCATAATTTGATTAATGATTGGAATTTTTAGATTAGCCGTTAAGCGTTGTCTATGACTACGATTTATCATTATGGCAAATCTTCAGATTTGTGAGGATAAGGTATTGGTATTTTTATACTTACTTGAAAACATAAATCTGAAGATTTATATAACTGATAGGTCTTAGTTACAAACTAAGCCCAACAATGGAGAAAAATATGTTGAACCAATAAAAAAAGTTGATGCAAATACAGGATTGGAAATTCAAGAGTAGTGTTATTATAATTTTTGTATTCGTTTTGGTAAACTTTAAGGTTTTAGGACAAAACTGCAAATCATTTTCTGACAAAGAGAGTGGTGATTCAATTCTTGTTTGTATAGACTCACTCGGAAATGATTTTTTTCATATATCTATACGTAATGATCAAGTTTTAGAAACATTATTTAGTTCTATTGACCTTAAAGTAGTCAAAAATACACTTTTTTACAGAAGCAGACTAGATAGTGTCATTATAGACACGTTATATTCATTTGATAATCCAAAAGATTTCGACGTCATCTACAGATCAGAAACTCTTCAAAAAGTTAAGCCTAGTTTTATACCACAAGGCGTCTTCTGTTTTGATGGTTTAGATGGAAATATTGATATGACTAGTCCTACACCAGTAAAACTCACACACATTGATGATGATAATGTAACTCCACTGTCTTTTTCAATTTATACAAATGATGATGATTATATTTACAACATTACTATCGACTTAAAACAAGGTTTTTTGAGTTTTCTATATTTTTCGAGTGAAAGTCTTAATTATACATCATATACCCATCCATCATATATCCTAACCGAGCGTAGAATGAAAAAATAAATTGTTAAGCGTTGTCTGCAACTACGATTTATTAGTTTGATAAATCTTCATATTTGCGAGGGTAAGGTGTTTTTATATTTACTTGATAACATAAATCTGAAGATTTATATAACTGATAGGTCTTAGTTACAAACTAAGCCCAACAACAGAAAAAGGCAGCAGAAGGGCAAATGAAAGACAAATAGAACTTAAATTTTATTTACTTTTTTACAAAAAAAACATGTATTACTTTTTTTTATTTATAATTCCTATTTTAATTTCATTTTTTGCGATTTATCTTGCAAAAGATAGTAAAATTATTAATTATATATTAAAATTTTTAGTTTGTTTTTCAATTCTACTTTTCACCTACATAATTATTCTTGGACTTGTTACTAAAACAACAATGCTTAGTAGTTATTTTGAAAACTTTGATAAATATCCTTCTTTAATTCTTTCTGAGTTTTTTATGGAAACTTTATTTAATGTCATCATTCCCATAGGTATTTTGCTGATATTAATTAAAATTTTTAATAAAATATTCAAAGGCTAATATTGGTTTTTCCAGTTCGGAGTAGTGTTCAAAAAGTAAAATAAAATTGTTAAGCGTTGTCTATGACTACGATTTATCAGTTTGGCAAATCTTAGATTTGCAAGTTGAAAATAAAAGTCTAAGACTAACAACAAATCCCTATCGACAAAAGACCAATAATAGCATTTCTTTTTTAAAAGATAATGCTTTTTATTTTTTGAATTATGACTTGATTTTTAATAGAAATTTCAAACAAAAACGGCTTAGAATAGCTCTGTATTTCCAAAATTGCCTTATTCGCACTATATTTGCATATTATTTTTCCGACTTTTAATAAAAAATAGAGAATCTTATTTTTACAATTTCTATTTTGAGTATGCCCTTTAAAAGAAATTGAACCATAATTTTAAGATTAAAATTACAAAAAAAGTAATAATTTAAAGTTATTAATGTATAATTTAGTAATTAAATAGAATTGATTAAAAAGTCGCTACATCAACCATTAACTAAAAGATATAACGTGGATTTATTCGAAAAATTAAAAACAAATCGTGGCCCTTTAGGTCAGTTT harbors:
- the trpS gene encoding tryptophan--tRNA ligase: MSRILTGIQSSGRPHLGNLLGAILPAIELSKKAGNDSYFFIADLHSLTTVKDAETRIQNTNAVAAAWLAFGFDIEKNTFYRQSRIPEVTELAWHLSCFTPFPMLANAHSFKDKSDVLSDVNAGLFTYPVLMAADILLYDAEFVPVGKDQIQHLEITRDIASAFNNKYGEIFVMPEVKVDEQIMTIPGTDGRKMSKSYGNTIDIFLPEKQLKKQVMSIVTDSTPLEEPKDTATCNVFGLYKLLASESDLDTMKQNYAGGNYGYGHAKKALLELILDKYKTERETFDKLMADEKELDNKLKIGEEKARKVAFEVLQKVRKQLGFA